AATATTTGCTTGTGAAGCTTTCTTTCCTGATCCGACACCATTTTTAGTTTCTCCtccatttcaaaatacaaGTGTGATCCACAGAATATCATCACCCCATATTGGACAATCATGATGAATGTCATATTAAGTGTACACATGACACACCGCCATCGGATGAATGTATCGGTGGAGTTGGGAAGGTTTTGCTAAAGGCACAAAAGGAATCTAGGTGGACAACTACGAACAACTTACATATATCAAATTTATCACACACGGGACTTGAGAAATATTCACCTGATAGACATCCATCAGTTCTTGTCGCATATACTCTATTGCGTATTCATCTGCTTCGTCCAGTTTATACAATCCGAGTGCCCATTCAAATCCGAACCAATACGAGTACACAATCGTAAGTAGAAAATACCAACCTTTGAAGAATCTGAGACCTTCTGAATGAAACACTGCAATGTATCGATAGACAAATTGCACGGCAAGAAGAGAAATTGTGATAGAGTATAGGGCAGTGTAGACTGCTAGCAGAACAGTCAGAGTTTCATTTGAAACATTCAGAGGACGATTGGTTGTGTAGAATACATAACCAGCATTAAAAGAATGAAGGACCTGAAAACAATGTCGTCGTTCGGTTTTCCACCAAGCTTACCGGATACATCACAAACTCAATACTCGCAAACGCAATTCCCATTGCTGCAAACAACACGATCAAGCGCTTGTAGGCGCCCAAATCTTTTCTTACATAGAAGATtgtaagaaaaatcaataccaACTGTGAAGTTGTTGTAAGATAGAATCCAAGTTGAGCAATCGTTTGATCCACAAGAAACCAGTCGACCATTTTCTAAAATGActgatttttgagaataacGAGAGTAGTAGTAATAATAACGAGACAATAACAAGAATACGATTCCAATACAAAAttctcggaaaattaaaattgtatatCATCGGACGTCACCTAGGAATGAAATGAGGTGAGTCAGTTCTGACAAGGAAATGAAGTTAAAGTTGACTCATAGTACAAAACGGTTGGGCTAAACTCTGcacacttaaaattttcatatttttgaatagtgTAAAATGTTGTTCCAGTTGAATAGACTTAGCGCGCAAATATTAAGAAATGGCGTGGTTGCTGCTTTTTTGCGTGTGggatcaaaataattttaatctaCGGAGTTGCAGGAATTTGTTGAATAGCTTAAAAATGTAGTGCTTACTGAGAAAATGTGTCGTTTTACCCAGATATGTTATTGATATATCATTATAGCAGTAAAGtgtcgtttttcaaaactgtacTCAGTTTTTTATATATAGAACGAAAGGAGTTCTATGCGCTGTGGATCTGGgagtcaggtacactgcctggtggtgttCCCACGGGGCTTTAAGTTTTACAAATGTTTATTGAATGTATCGTGAGCAGTACAATGTCACAAAATCTACCCAGGGTCTCTATCGAGGGCAGCCAAAAAGGGGTCCGCTGGCATGAAATCTTATGATCAGGAAAACCGAATCAAAACAAATACTTAATTTAAACCATTGATTATGTATATTAAACAGATTTTCACAAATACATTTAAGCCATATTGATCGGGCTCAAGTTTTAGACGTTTTCGAACttgaaattctcagaaaatctgaaatgaaGAAGATAGAAACTTTTCAACCGATATCGGGGATACAAATTatgttaaaacaaaaattatttactttctttcaaatattaatatgTGATGACATTTGTAGCAACCCTGCTTGGTTTTGACATTCTCAGAATATCAGAAAATACGAGTTGtgttaattttcggcaatctaAACTTACTTTTTAATGCTCTCCTGTAATCAATAATCACATCcatgagaatttttcaaaaagcctCGAGAGCAGGGTATAATGTGAAATCggatatgaaaatttctgtaGGAAGGCTTAGTTTTAGGTCAAAATAAGTTATTGATATAGCGAAGACAATCGGAGAGAACAGGGCAAATGTTGGTGTTGTTATCTAAAGCCGCCAACGAGGaaaattattaagaaaaaaaacagtttacgttcaatagaaataattttatattccttgaaatattaaatgttTATGTAGCGACATTTGTAGCAACCCTGCTTGGTTTTGACattctcagaaaatctgaaaatttcgataaatgTTATTAATTTCGATAAATGTTAATAAATGTTATTATTATCAAATATACTGCTAGATTATAAGCTTGTGCCAACtgccgagaaaaaaaaagaaagtacaTTCCAGATAACAACACCTACAATTGTCTTGTTCTCGCCGATTGTCTTTGCCATCTCAGTAACATATTTTGATTTGGAACTGAGCCTTCCCACAGGAGTGTTCTTATCAGGGTTCACGCTATACCCAGCTTTTGACGCTTTCATTCTTATGTTTGTGATTACTGATTATCGGAGAGTGTTTAAAAGTGAGTTTAAATGTGTCGGAATTTAATAAcatttatcgaaattttcagattttctgagaatGTCAAAACCAAGCAGGGTTGCTACAAATGTCATCAcatattaatatttgaaagaaagtaaataatttttgttttaacatAATTTGTATCCCCGATATCGGTTGAAAAGTTTCTATCTTCttcatttcagattttctgagaatttcaaGTTCGAAAACGTCTAAAACTTGAGCCCGATCAATATGGCTTAAATGTATTTGTGAAAATCTGTTTAATATACATAATCAATGGTTTAAATTAAGTATTTGTTTTGATTCGGTTTTCCTGATCATAAGATTTCATGCCAGCGGACCCCTTTTTGGCTGCCCTCGATAGAGACCCTGGGTAGATTTTGTGACATTGTACTGCTCACGATACATTCAATAAACATTTGTAAAACTTAAAGCCCCGTGGGaacaccaccaggcagtgtacctgactcCCAGATCCACAGCGCATAGAACTCCTTTCGTTCTATATATAAAAAACTGAgtacagttttgaaaaacgacaCTTTACTGCTATAATGATATATCAATAACATATCTGGGTAAAACGACACATTTTCTCAGTAAGCACTACATTTTTAAGCTATTCAACAAATTCCTGCAACTCCGtagattaaaattattttgatccCACACGCAAAAAAGCAGCAACCACGCCATTTCTTAATATTTGCGCGCTAAGTCTATTCAACTGGAACAACATTTTAcactattcaaaaatatgaaaattttaagtgtgCAGAGTTTAGCCCAACCGTTTTGTACTATGAGTCAACTTTAACTTCATTTCCTTGTCAGAACTGACTCACCTCATTTCATTCCTAGGTGACGTCCGATGatatacaattttaattttccgagaaTTTTGTATTGGAATCGTATTCTTGTTATTGTCTCGTTATTATTACTACTACTCTCgttattctcaaaaatcagTCATTTTAGAAAATGGTCGACTGGTTTCTTGTGGATCAAACGATTGCTCAACTTGGATTCTATCTTACACACAATCTTCTATGTAAGAAAAGATTTGG
This is a stretch of genomic DNA from Caenorhabditis elegans chromosome V. It encodes these proteins:
- the str-19 gene encoding Seven TM Receptor (Confirmed by transcript evidence) — protein: MVDWFLVDQTIAQLGFYLTTTSQLVLIFLTIFYVRKDLGAYKRLIVLFAAMGIAFASIEFVMYPVLHSFNAGYVFYTTNRPLNVSNETLTVLLAVYTALYSITISLLAVQFVYRYIAVFHSEGLRFFKGWYFLLTIVYSYWFGFEWALGLYKLDEADEYAIEYMRQELMDVYQVNISQVPCVINLIYQNLPNSTDTFIRWRCVMCTLNMTFIMIVQYGVMIFCGSHLYFEMEEKLKMVSDQERKLHKQIFKTLMLQITTPTIVLFSPIIYIISVPFFNIEVSVPTGVFLSVFTLYPALDAFIIMYVITDYRKAILKILRRSGSGSVTHPTRYTTSRTDT